The following proteins are co-located in the Malus sylvestris chromosome 13, drMalSylv7.2, whole genome shotgun sequence genome:
- the LOC126596167 gene encoding probable pectate lyase 8 yields the protein MAVFESKKKWVGAFVTVLLVCCFAAAVVSEISRNSNGGTEELQSSSNSSMAARVAEDDEGFNKHAVEDPEEIASMVDMSIRNSTERRKLGYFSCGTGNPIDDCWRCDPNWHKNRKRLADCGIGFGRNAIGGRDGRFYVVTDPNDDDPVNPRPGTLRHAVIQTKPLWIVFKRDMVIRLKQELIMNSFKTIDGRGVNVHIANGGCITIQFVTNIIIHGLHIHDCKPTGNALVRSSPTHFGWRTMADGDAVSIFGSSHIWVDHNSLSNCADGLVDAVMGSTAITISNNHMTHHNEVMLLGHSDSYTRDKQMQVTIAYNHFGEGLIQRMPRCRHGYFHVVNNDYTHWEMYAIGGSAEPTINSQGNRYAAPTNPFAKEVTKRVETAATKWKNWNWRSEGDLLLNGAYFTPSGAGASASYARASSLGAKSSAMVGAITSGSGALPCRRGHPC from the exons ATGGCGGTGTTTGAGAGTAAGAAGAAATGGGTCGGTGCGTTCGTGACGGTGCTTCTCGTGTGTTGCTTCGCAGCTGCTGTGGTCTCCGAGATCTCTCGCAACAg CAATGGAGGAACAGAGGAGTTGCAGAGCTCGAGCAACTCGTCAATGGCGGCCAG AGTGGCTGAGGATGATGAAGGATTCAATAAGCATGCAGTTGAAGACCCAGAAGAGATTGCTTCTATGGTTGACAT GAGTATCCGCAACAGCACGGAGAGGAGGAAGCTGGGCTACTTCTCCTGTGGAACTGGCAATCCAATCGATGACTGCTGGCGCTGTGATCCCAACTGGCACAAAAACCGCAAGCGTCTTGCAGACTGTGGCATTGGTTTTGGGAGAAATGCCATTGGTGGCCGCGATGGACGCTTCTATGTTGTCACCGACCCTAATGATGATGATCCTGTTAACCCCAGGCCTGGTACTCTTCGCCATGCTGTCATCCAGACCAAGCCTCTCTGGATTGTGTTCAAGCGAGACATGGTGATACGGTTGAAGCAGGAGCTCATCATGAACAGCTTCAAGACCATTGATGGTCGCGGAGTCAATGTTCACATTGCTAATGGAGGATGCATCACAATCCAATTTGTTACAAATATTATCATCCACGGCCTGCACATCCATGACTGCAAGCCCACTGGCAATGCTTTGGTGAGGAGCTCGCCTACTCACTTTGGGTGGCGGACAATGGCTGATGGAGATGCTGTCTCCATCTTCGGGTCAAGCCATATTTGGGTTGATCACAATTCCCTCTCCAACTGCGCTGATGGTCTCGTTGATGCTGTCATGGGCTCAACTGCAATTACCATTTCCAACAACCACATGACCCACCACAATGAG GTGATGCTGCTGGGCCACAGTGATAGCTATACCAGAGACAAGCAAATGCAAGTCACAATTGCTTACAACCACTTTGGAGAGGGACTTATCCAAAGAATGCCAAG GTGCAGGCACGGGTATTTCCATGTCGTGAACAATGACTACACTCACTGGGAAATGTATGCCATTGGTGGGAGTGCAGAACCCACTATCAACAGCCAAGGCAACAGATATGCTGCTCCAACCAACCCCTTTGCAAAGGAG GTTACCAAGAGGGTCGAGACGGCTGCCACTAAATGGAAGAACTGGAACTGGAGATCAGAAGGAGACCTGCTGCTCAATGGTGCCTACTTCACTCCATCTGGAGCTGGAGCTTCAGCAAGCTACGCCAGGGCCTCAAGCTTGGGAGCCAAGTCATCTGCCATGGTTGGAGCCATAACTTCAGGTTCCGGTGCACTTCCCTGCCGCAGAGGCCACCCCTGCTAG